A single genomic interval of Candidatus Cloacimonadaceae bacterium harbors:
- a CDS encoding DNA methyltransferase: MISESIENLKNDLKSLTYTRSCSCGATNINGMSPKEWLISQIGVWQFLYEKRDIRDKILHPATFPISLAKKIVSLFTHEGELVVDPFVGSGTTLVAAQDLNRYSVGFDLSQKYVDLCDERLAQQNTFNKCQQIAIADDARHINQYFTENAVSLIWTSPPYSNLLNRKRKNKSRRDRDNDQLDKIEQYSQDERDLGTYSVEKWAIAMEDIFEGMLPLLKPKGHCVINVPDFWWENKRIILHVFLIEEMQKRGYELRNTIIWDRTNIVNKTPWKKLNFYEFALPASLG; this comes from the coding sequence ATGATAAGCGAGAGTATCGAAAATCTCAAAAATGATCTTAAGTCTTTGACCTACACCAGGTCTTGTAGCTGTGGAGCTACAAATATAAACGGCATGAGTCCTAAAGAATGGCTGATCTCTCAGATTGGGGTGTGGCAGTTTCTCTATGAAAAAAGGGATATAAGAGATAAAATCTTACACCCTGCGACTTTTCCAATAAGTCTGGCAAAAAAGATCGTGTCACTCTTCACGCATGAAGGCGAACTCGTAGTAGATCCTTTTGTCGGTAGTGGAACCACATTAGTCGCTGCACAAGATTTGAATCGATATTCTGTGGGATTCGATTTGAGCCAAAAATATGTTGATCTTTGTGATGAACGCCTGGCTCAGCAAAACACATTTAACAAATGTCAGCAAATCGCGATCGCTGATGATGCCAGACATATTAACCAATACTTTACAGAAAATGCTGTTAGCCTTATCTGGACATCTCCTCCTTATTCAAACCTGTTAAATAGAAAACGGAAAAACAAATCTCGGAGAGATAGAGATAATGACCAACTCGACAAAATTGAACAATACTCCCAGGATGAAAGAGACCTTGGAACATACTCGGTAGAAAAGTGGGCAATTGCAATGGAGGACATATTCGAAGGCATGCTTCCTCTATTAAAACCTAAAGGGCATTGTGTGATCAACGTTCCTGATTTTTGGTGGGAAAACAAACGCATTATCTTGCACGTTTTTCTGATTGAAGAAATGCAGAAAAGAGGGTATGAACTACGGAATACTATCATCTGGGATAGAACAAACATAGTAAATAAGACTCCCTGGAAAAAACTCAATTTTTATGAATTTGCTCTGCCTGCGAGTTTGGGTTAG
- the nadC gene encoding carboxylating nicotinate-nucleotide diphosphorylase, whose protein sequence is MEIDKIIKLSLAEDIGSGDITTRYLELGPEASIAFMIAKAAGVLAGADIAKKVFKAVDIDLRVTLYRKDGDSVKPGDEIMRIEGKPASILQGERTALNFIQRLSGIATQTRSFVDIIKSTNAKLLDTRKTTPLLRALEKYAVRVGGGFNHRFGLYDMILIKENHIRACGSIVKAVSRVKSQNTNYKIEVEVTNILELEEAFLAGADRAMLDNMSIPEIKAAVKRYGKKIELEVSGGVNQSNILAYARTGVHFISSGALTHSYKSLDISLLFKE, encoded by the coding sequence ATGGAAATTGACAAGATCATCAAACTGAGCCTTGCGGAAGATATCGGGAGCGGAGATATCACCACCCGCTATCTTGAGCTCGGTCCCGAAGCAAGCATTGCCTTCATGATCGCCAAGGCGGCAGGGGTATTGGCAGGAGCCGATATCGCAAAAAAGGTCTTTAAAGCAGTGGATATTGACCTCAGAGTGACACTTTATCGCAAAGATGGAGATAGCGTCAAGCCCGGTGACGAGATCATGCGTATCGAAGGCAAACCGGCTTCCATCCTGCAGGGAGAACGCACCGCGCTCAATTTTATCCAACGCCTCAGCGGCATCGCCACTCAGACCCGCTCTTTCGTCGATATCATCAAATCCACGAATGCAAAACTTTTGGACACCCGCAAAACGACACCCCTGCTGCGCGCTTTGGAAAAATATGCCGTGCGCGTGGGCGGAGGATTCAATCACCGCTTTGGCCTCTATGACATGATCCTGATCAAGGAAAATCACATTCGCGCCTGCGGATCCATCGTCAAGGCGGTTTCCCGCGTCAAAAGCCAAAACACCAACTATAAGATCGAGGTCGAAGTCACAAACATCCTCGAGCTCGAAGAAGCCTTCCTCGCCGGTGCGGACCGGGCGATGTTGGACAATATGAGTATCCCGGAAATCAAAGCGGCTGTGAAACGCTATGGCAAAAAGATCGAACTCGAAGTCTCCGGCGGCGTCAATCAATCAAACATTCTGGCTTATGCCAGGACGGGTGTGCACTTCATCTCCAGCGGAGCGCTCACCCATAGCTATAAATCACTGGATATCAGCCTTTTATTCAAGGAGTAA